A section of the Castanea sativa cultivar Marrone di Chiusa Pesio chromosome 12, ASM4071231v1 genome encodes:
- the LOC142620608 gene encoding uncharacterized protein LOC142620608: MAMREGETLKMYSDRYWEMFNVIDGDFDDVADRGYDVKQILVNQGSGAEIMYLDLYKGLKLKLEDLADYDSPLVGFYGKVVISKGQIRLPAQAGLKVVEVNFIVVDAYSPYTTIVARPWLHAIGAVSSTLHLKVKYPSDD, translated from the exons ATGGCCATGCGAGAGGGGGAAACATTAAAGATGTACTCCGATcgatactgggaaatgtttaatgtaATTGATGGGGATTTTGATGACGTAGCT GATAGAGGGTATGATGTGAAGCAAATATTGGTTAACCAGGGTAGTGGGGCAGAGATTATGTACCTTGATTTGTATAAAGGGCTAAAGCTAAAACTAGAAGATTTGGCCGATTATGATTCACCCTTAGTGGGTTTTTATGGGAAGGTAGTTATATCGAAGGGCCAGATCAGACTACCAGCACAGGCAGGGTTAAAGGTAGTAGAAGTGAATTTCATTGTAGTGGATGCTTACTCTCCCTATACTACCATcgtggcaagaccttggttgcatgccATAGGAGCCGTCTCTTCCACCTTACACTTGAAGGTGAAATATCCATCCGACGACTAG